The proteins below come from a single Candidatus Chlamydia sanziniae genomic window:
- the tyrS gene encoding tyrosine--tRNA ligase gives MQAWLQYLKTRGVLEDFSAGLDSFEGPLSAYLGFDPTAPALHIGHWIGICFLKRLAEQGITPMALVGGATGMVGDPSGKSSERSLLERHEVLDNSKKIIRCLAHYLPGVCIVNNADWFQEFRLIDFLRDIGKHFRLGQMLAKDTIKQRVHADEGMSYTEFSYLLLQSYDFYYLRKQYGILLQCGGSDQWGNITSGIDFIRRKGLGHAYGLTYPLLTDAQGKKLGKTESGTVWLDPQLTSPYDLYQYFLRLPDSDIPKIARTLTLLSNEEIMELDTQFYTDPIGVKKIVIQNILYAIHGNTGLTEAQSLTQSTHPGSFSSLSERDFQQLLRSGLGISLKKVEVIGKRWMDLVVSAGLCGSKGEARRLIEQKGLYVNNTPVENGQSVCEEDQICYNCYILLAYGKKRKFVLHLMV, from the coding sequence ATGCAGGCATGGCTACAGTATTTAAAAACTCGTGGAGTTCTTGAAGATTTTTCTGCAGGGCTAGACTCATTTGAAGGGCCTTTATCTGCATATTTAGGATTTGATCCTACAGCACCGGCCTTACATATCGGTCATTGGATCGGGATTTGTTTTTTGAAAAGGCTCGCAGAACAAGGAATCACACCTATGGCTTTAGTTGGCGGGGCTACAGGTATGGTGGGGGATCCTTCAGGGAAAAGCAGCGAGCGTTCTTTACTTGAGAGACACGAGGTTTTGGATAATAGTAAAAAAATTATCCGATGTCTTGCGCATTATTTACCCGGCGTTTGCATTGTAAATAATGCGGATTGGTTTCAAGAGTTTCGCCTCATTGATTTTTTAAGGGATATAGGAAAGCATTTCCGTCTGGGACAAATGTTGGCTAAGGATACCATAAAACAGCGGGTACATGCAGATGAGGGCATGAGCTATACGGAATTTAGCTATTTACTCTTACAATCTTATGACTTTTATTATTTACGTAAGCAATACGGAATACTTTTACAATGCGGGGGTAGCGATCAATGGGGCAACATTACTTCAGGTATAGATTTTATTCGTCGTAAGGGATTAGGACATGCATACGGTTTGACTTACCCCTTACTTACAGATGCTCAGGGAAAGAAACTTGGGAAAACGGAGTCGGGGACTGTATGGCTAGACCCTCAGTTGACGTCTCCTTATGACTTATACCAGTATTTTCTTCGTTTACCTGATAGCGATATTCCTAAGATTGCTCGAACTCTGACTTTACTAAGTAACGAAGAAATTATGGAGTTAGACACGCAGTTTTATACAGATCCTATAGGGGTAAAAAAAATTGTTATTCAAAATATCCTGTATGCTATCCACGGAAACACAGGGCTTACAGAAGCTCAGTCTTTAACCCAAAGTACGCATCCTGGGAGTTTTTCCTCCTTGTCTGAGCGAGATTTTCAGCAGCTTCTAAGAAGTGGGTTAGGAATTTCTTTAAAAAAAGTCGAGGTCATAGGGAAACGGTGGATGGATCTTGTTGTTTCTGCAGGCTTATGTGGCTCTAAAGGAGAGGCCCGTAGGTTAATTGAACAAAAGGGTCTGTACGTGAATAACACTCCAGTTGAGAATGGACAAAGTGTTTGTGAAGAAGACCAGATTTGTTATAACTGCTATATACTACTCGCGTATGGTAAAAAGCGAAAGTTTGTTCTACATCTAATGGTATAG